One genomic window of Alphaproteobacteria bacterium includes the following:
- a CDS encoding HD domain-containing phosphohydrolase codes for MQDAKTEPDGRQALMRMVLTALAIVFSAGVGVLAVFQFTDAERERELKRWQQRLGIVADSRLADVESWIESQMAVMRDLAENGSLQLYLSVLAEADPGADTAEATYLRNLLTVVAQREKFVPGIAPAAVSANVGSVGVAGIALLNGEGRTIVASPSMPLIEGPLATFIAGADRGKSAVSSIFAGPSGAPVIAFLAPILDVQADVATDAPIGRVLGVKPASPELYARLKQPGSVDVTAEALLVQRDGVTVAYLSPQADGTAPLARRLAEDTPELAASFALKSPGGFARKRDYDDTEVLVTSRAVSDVPWVLMYKVDVAEALAESESRIQQIGIAFLLIIGLVLIGMAALWYYGASRRATEAARRFEKLAAEFQNQRDFMHLVTDSQPNSIIIYDPDGHYRWFNRVAVEQSGLDRQSLRGKHVSSIVGPVVGRQIAGWVADCLEAAKPASHIHTMQEESGEERVYSSDLIPMPVTRDERQGVLVVSQDITEAVLERTRRERIMRQLVNTLVGVVDRRDPYSANHSVRVGMVARAIAGEMNLDSADGEVVEIAGNLMNLGKIAVPESVLTKTEALTEPEIRMVRDSVLASADLVADIEFDGPVAETIRQLQEHFDGTGMPDGLKGEDILPTARIVAVANTFVAMVSARSYRQGMDFDRAMAILQKESGAAFDRRAVTALIHYIENRDGRTEWASFGNPAITEEQ; via the coding sequence GTGCAGGACGCGAAAACAGAACCCGATGGCCGCCAGGCCCTGATGCGCATGGTACTGACCGCCCTGGCAATTGTTTTCTCCGCAGGTGTCGGCGTGCTGGCGGTGTTCCAGTTCACGGATGCGGAGCGGGAGCGCGAACTGAAGCGCTGGCAGCAGCGCCTTGGCATTGTCGCCGACAGCCGCCTCGCCGACGTTGAATCGTGGATCGAATCGCAGATGGCGGTAATGCGCGATCTCGCGGAAAACGGTTCGCTGCAGCTTTATCTTTCGGTCCTGGCGGAAGCCGATCCCGGCGCCGACACGGCGGAAGCGACCTATCTGCGCAACCTGCTGACAGTGGTGGCCCAGCGCGAAAAATTCGTACCGGGAATTGCACCCGCCGCCGTTTCCGCCAACGTGGGATCCGTTGGCGTGGCGGGTATCGCGCTACTGAATGGCGAGGGCCGGACCATCGTGGCCAGCCCGTCGATGCCCCTGATCGAAGGGCCGCTGGCGACGTTCATCGCCGGGGCCGACCGTGGCAAAAGCGCGGTCTCCAGTATTTTTGCCGGTCCGTCAGGGGCGCCGGTCATCGCCTTTCTTGCCCCGATACTCGATGTGCAGGCGGATGTCGCCACGGATGCGCCGATCGGCCGCGTGCTCGGCGTCAAGCCGGCATCGCCTGAACTCTACGCGCGCCTGAAACAGCCCGGCAGCGTCGATGTCACGGCGGAGGCGCTGCTGGTCCAGCGCGACGGCGTGACCGTGGCGTACCTGTCGCCGCAGGCGGACGGCACCGCCCCCCTGGCGCGCCGGCTGGCGGAGGATACGCCCGAACTCGCGGCCAGTTTCGCCCTGAAATCACCCGGCGGGTTTGCACGCAAACGCGACTACGACGATACTGAAGTTCTCGTCACGTCGCGCGCCGTCTCGGATGTGCCATGGGTCCTCATGTACAAGGTGGACGTCGCCGAGGCGCTGGCCGAATCGGAATCCCGCATTCAGCAGATCGGCATTGCCTTCCTGCTGATTATCGGGCTGGTCCTGATCGGCATGGCGGCGCTGTGGTATTACGGCGCCTCGCGCCGCGCGACGGAAGCGGCCCGCCGGTTCGAGAAACTGGCCGCGGAGTTCCAGAACCAGCGCGATTTCATGCATCTGGTTACCGACAGCCAGCCGAACTCGATCATCATCTACGATCCGGACGGGCATTACCGCTGGTTCAACAGGGTGGCTGTGGAGCAAAGCGGACTCGACCGGCAGTCGCTGCGCGGCAAGCATGTCAGCAGCATCGTGGGACCGGTCGTCGGCAGGCAGATCGCGGGCTGGGTCGCGGACTGTCTTGAAGCGGCGAAACCCGCCAGCCACATTCACACCATGCAAGAGGAATCCGGTGAAGAGCGGGTTTACAGTTCCGATCTGATTCCGATGCCTGTAACGCGGGACGAGCGGCAGGGCGTTCTGGTCGTCTCCCAGGATATCACCGAGGCCGTGCTCGAACGCACCCGACGCGAGCGGATCATGCGCCAGCTGGTCAATACGCTGGTCGGCGTGGTCGATCGGCGCGACCCCTATTCGGCCAATCACTCGGTCCGTGTCGGCATGGTGGCGCGGGCGATTGCCGGGGAAATGAATCTCGATTCCGCCGATGGCGAAGTGGTGGAAATCGCCGGCAACCTGATGAACCTCGGCAAGATCGCGGTTCCGGAATCGGTGCTGACCAAGACCGAGGCGCTGACCGAACCCGAAATCCGGATGGTCCGCGACAGCGTCCTCGCCAGCGCCGATCTGGTGGCGGATATCGAATTCGATGGACCCGTCGCCGAGACAATCCGGCAATTGCAGGAGCATTTCGATGGCACCGGCATGCCGGATGGCCTGAAGGGCGAGGATATCCTGCCGACCGCGCGGATCGTGGCGGTGGCGAACACCTTTGTCGCGATGGTCAGCGCCCGGTCCTACCGCCAGGGCATGGATTTTGACCGTGCGATGGCGATCCTGCAAAAGGAATCGGGCGCGGCGTTCGACCGGCGTGCGGTGACGGCGCTGATCCACTATATTGAAAATCGTGACGGGCGAACCGAATGGGCGTCGTTCGGCAATCCCGCGATCACGGAGGAACAATAG
- a CDS encoding EAL domain-containing protein — MTIDAETNAASRRSLLPQRVMQFLPAAAVTTFITAIYLLGGLVVVDNKLSDFSFTLNPRPASGNLVLVAIDPKSIEKLEIWPWPRRFHAQVIDNLLAAGATQIAIDIDFSARSRPEEDRILQDAVRRSEGRVTLPAFSQLSRADDGSRILSESVPLPEFRQHARLASVNVRPDPDGLIRRISTRDADKPTLSAALAGSNFQNMEEFRIDYSIVPSSVPRLSYADIMEGQFDPAAVSGKMMMIGSTAVELGDQLAVPVYQTVPGPMIHILAYETLVQGRALHSLATGPMVFFIILLTFGMDALFRALSWRQSAIGAGIALCAVLGAAYAVQALAPVIVDTAAMLLAVILSFVVSVIRRSDQQAIRLVFQSLDIRRRDIMMRHVVEHSFDGIVTTAPSGIVLSVNPAAMKIFGQGETNIVGGHIGKLFPELAGSETPEQLARQLHVGEAPHELRGQRGTQSSFPAEVSASRVEQDDQTVFTAFVRDITERKQQRQTLEHQARHDALTGLPNRVMFQERISEIIAQAAQSESSFAVLLLDLDRFKEVNDTLGHHMGDRLLEQIAIRLGTVVSETDTIARFGGDEFAVILPSARNTADASDTSRRILSAVTAPFELASLTLEVGGSIGIAMYPEHGDEPESLVKCADVAMYIAKAAQTGVAVYDVEKDVNSVRYLTLSGDLRRAVAEDELVLFYQPKINLKDQRVVATEALVRWIHPVHGFIFPDDFIDKAEQTGVIRELTYWVLDKALEQLSRWHASGHTIDVAVNMSARLLNDRHIVEMVSDGLAKWNTDPASLILEVTENALMADPSTAMAVTTALSELGVRISVDDFGTGYSSLGYLKDLQADELKIDKSFVMAILEDAGNETIVRSTIGLAHALGMKVVAEGVETTEICDLLENLNCDVGQGYLFSKPLNVADFDEWLTHSEWGVNLTSQTPVGNPARDPVSVA, encoded by the coding sequence ATGACAATTGATGCGGAAACGAACGCTGCCAGCCGCCGCAGCCTCCTGCCGCAACGGGTCATGCAATTCCTTCCGGCGGCGGCGGTCACGACATTCATTACCGCTATATATCTTCTCGGTGGATTAGTTGTTGTTGATAACAAACTATCGGATTTCAGTTTCACGCTGAATCCGCGTCCGGCATCCGGCAACCTCGTCCTTGTTGCCATTGACCCGAAAAGCATTGAAAAACTGGAAATCTGGCCCTGGCCGCGCCGCTTTCACGCCCAGGTGATAGATAACCTGCTGGCGGCCGGGGCAACGCAGATCGCTATTGATATAGATTTCAGCGCGCGATCACGGCCGGAGGAAGATCGCATCCTTCAGGATGCTGTCAGGCGCAGCGAAGGCCGGGTCACCTTGCCGGCTTTCAGCCAGTTGAGCCGTGCAGATGACGGTTCTCGAATTCTCAGTGAATCAGTGCCGCTTCCCGAGTTTCGTCAGCATGCGCGGCTCGCCTCCGTAAACGTGAGGCCGGATCCGGACGGGCTGATACGCCGGATATCAACCCGTGATGCCGACAAACCAACCCTGAGCGCAGCCCTTGCCGGCAGTAATTTCCAGAATATGGAAGAGTTTCGCATCGACTACAGCATTGTTCCATCGTCGGTACCTCGGCTCTCTTATGCCGACATCATGGAGGGGCAATTCGATCCTGCCGCAGTCTCCGGAAAAATGATGATGATTGGCAGCACTGCCGTTGAACTGGGAGACCAGCTCGCCGTCCCGGTATACCAGACAGTCCCGGGCCCGATGATCCATATCCTGGCATACGAAACCCTCGTCCAGGGCCGCGCGTTGCACTCGCTGGCGACCGGGCCCATGGTATTCTTCATCATACTGCTGACATTCGGCATGGACGCCCTGTTCAGGGCGCTGTCCTGGCGGCAAAGCGCCATCGGCGCGGGCATCGCCCTGTGCGCCGTGCTGGGCGCAGCCTATGCCGTGCAAGCGCTGGCTCCTGTGATTGTGGATACTGCGGCCATGCTCCTGGCCGTGATCCTTTCCTTCGTCGTCTCGGTCATACGGCGCAGCGACCAGCAGGCCATCCGACTGGTCTTCCAGAGCCTGGATATCCGCCGCCGGGACATCATGATGCGCCATGTCGTCGAGCACAGTTTCGATGGCATCGTCACGACCGCGCCATCCGGCATCGTCCTGTCCGTCAATCCGGCAGCGATGAAAATATTCGGTCAGGGTGAAACGAATATTGTCGGCGGCCATATTGGCAAACTGTTTCCGGAACTTGCAGGCAGCGAAACGCCTGAACAGCTGGCTCGGCAGCTGCATGTCGGCGAGGCGCCGCACGAACTGCGGGGACAACGAGGCACACAAAGTTCGTTTCCCGCCGAAGTATCCGCCAGCAGGGTCGAACAAGACGACCAGACCGTTTTCACAGCATTCGTTCGCGATATCACCGAACGCAAACAGCAGCGGCAGACACTTGAACACCAGGCCAGGCATGACGCCCTGACAGGCCTTCCCAACCGGGTCATGTTCCAGGAACGCATAAGCGAAATTATTGCGCAGGCAGCACAGTCGGAAAGCAGCTTCGCGGTCCTGCTACTGGACCTGGACCGGTTCAAGGAAGTCAACGACACGCTGGGTCATCATATGGGCGACCGCCTGCTGGAACAGATCGCGATCCGCCTCGGCACGGTCGTGTCGGAAACCGACACTATCGCTCGCTTTGGCGGCGACGAATTTGCCGTGATCCTGCCCTCCGCGCGCAATACGGCCGATGCCAGCGACACATCGCGGCGCATCCTGAGCGCCGTTACGGCGCCTTTCGAACTTGCGTCGCTTACCCTGGAGGTCGGGGGCAGCATCGGTATCGCCATGTATCCCGAACATGGCGACGAGCCCGAGAGCCTGGTCAAATGCGCCGACGTCGCCATGTACATCGCCAAGGCCGCGCAAACCGGGGTTGCCGTCTACGACGTTGAAAAAGACGTCAACAGCGTCCGCTACCTGACGTTGTCGGGAGACCTGCGCCGCGCCGTTGCGGAAGACGAACTCGTGCTGTTCTACCAGCCCAAGATCAACCTGAAGGACCAGCGTGTTGTCGCCACTGAGGCGCTGGTGCGATGGATTCATCCCGTCCACGGTTTCATCTTTCCTGACGACTTTATCGACAAGGCGGAGCAGACGGGTGTCATCCGCGAATTGACATATTGGGTCCTGGACAAGGCGCTGGAACAGTTGTCCCGATGGCATGCCAGCGGCCACACCATCGACGTCGCCGTCAACATGTCGGCCCGTTTACTGAACGACCGGCATATCGTTGAAATGGTTTCTGACGGGCTGGCAAAATGGAATACCGACCCCGCGTCGCTGATCCTGGAGGTCACGGAAAATGCGCTGATGGCCGACCCGTCAACGGCGATGGCAGTCACTACAGCCCTCTCCGAACTGGGTGTCCGGATATCCGTCGATGATTTCGGCACCGGCTATTCCTCGCTGGGTTACCTGAAGGACCTGCAGGCGGACGAACTGAAGATCGACAAGAGTTTCGTGATGGCCATCCTGGAAGATGCGGGAAATGAAACGATTGTCCGTTCAACCATCGGGCTCGCGCACGCCCTCGGTATGAAGGTCGTGGCGGAAGGGGTCGAAACAACGGAAATTTGCGACCTTCTGGAAAATCTTAACTGCGATGTCGGGCAAGGTTACCTGTTCAGCAAACCGTTAAATGTTGCCGATTTCGACGAATGGCTGACCCATTCCGAATGGGGCGTGAATTTGACGTCGCAGACCCCCGTCGGCAATCCGGCGCGAGACCCGGTGTCCGTTGCCTGA
- a CDS encoding POTRA domain-containing protein: MRLFFTVLAGICFTALPLGAQQSAEPGQIERQIEQSKPSLRPAETEIRLLPDQPVRTAGPTDDRFVLAAVVLDGATVFDPVDFAPYYEDLLAREITLADIENILARITKKYRDEGYVLSRAIAPPQNLAAGVVRITVIEGYVDQIIYEGQDFPQDAVDIYARRIKAERPLRLEALERSILLINNTAGLRVEPRLRAIDADNGRYAVVLRTTHTPVDGFAFVDNRGTPAVGRAQGWASVGLNGLLGWRERFQFGMFTVPTQPSELMYLEGSFTQAVGDDGLSYALQLSQTAVDPGSEQNILGVESAATHAQFRLRYPLILASKQNLWVKGAFDYQDSVQTAFDRTTSDDRQRVFRAGFDYWLTHGSGSTNLTAQVSQGLNILDATEQGSRNLSLADGRSDFTKLTGNITRQQALFGNVGLQAQVGGQWSAQPLLAGEEMGLGGTQYGRAYDFSEVTGDSAVAGSLELHYTANTGMKWLSAYQAYTFYDLGSVWNDVAGDGTTRDSVSSVGGGARFIITPQFRINLEIAKPLTREVNTRDSTGTRAFLNVTAIF; the protein is encoded by the coding sequence ATGCGATTGTTCTTCACCGTGTTGGCAGGTATCTGTTTTACAGCGCTGCCGCTTGGCGCGCAGCAATCGGCGGAGCCTGGTCAGATCGAACGCCAGATTGAGCAGTCGAAGCCCAGCCTGCGACCTGCCGAAACGGAAATCCGCCTGTTGCCCGACCAGCCCGTGCGAACGGCGGGACCAACCGACGACCGCTTCGTTCTGGCCGCCGTGGTTTTAGACGGCGCCACGGTGTTCGACCCGGTCGATTTTGCGCCGTATTACGAAGACCTTCTCGCGCGGGAAATCACGCTCGCGGATATTGAGAACATTCTTGCGCGGATCACCAAGAAATACCGCGACGAAGGCTATGTCCTTTCACGCGCGATCGCGCCGCCGCAGAATCTTGCCGCCGGCGTCGTGCGAATCACGGTCATAGAGGGCTACGTCGATCAAATCATTTACGAAGGGCAGGACTTCCCGCAGGACGCGGTCGATATCTATGCCCGCCGGATAAAAGCGGAGCGGCCGCTGCGTCTGGAGGCGCTGGAGCGTTCGATCCTCCTGATCAACAATACCGCAGGGCTGCGGGTAGAGCCCCGGCTGCGCGCTATCGACGCGGATAACGGGCGCTACGCTGTGGTGCTGCGGACGACCCATACTCCCGTGGACGGCTTTGCCTTCGTTGACAATCGCGGTACGCCGGCGGTCGGTCGGGCCCAGGGCTGGGCAAGCGTGGGGCTGAATGGGTTGCTGGGCTGGCGCGAGCGCTTCCAGTTCGGCATGTTTACCGTGCCTACTCAGCCAAGCGAACTGATGTATCTGGAGGGATCGTTCACCCAGGCGGTGGGCGATGACGGGCTGAGCTACGCGCTCCAACTGTCCCAGACCGCGGTCGATCCGGGATCGGAACAAAACATCCTGGGTGTAGAAAGTGCGGCGACGCATGCCCAGTTCCGCTTGCGCTATCCGCTCATCCTCGCCAGCAAGCAGAATTTGTGGGTGAAGGGAGCCTTCGATTATCAGGACTCGGTCCAGACGGCATTTGACCGCACCACCAGCGACGACCGTCAGCGTGTGTTCCGCGCCGGCTTTGACTACTGGCTGACCCATGGCAGCGGCTCGACGAACCTGACCGCCCAGGTGAGCCAGGGTCTGAACATCCTCGACGCGACGGAACAGGGATCGCGCAACCTGTCGCTGGCCGACGGGAGGAGCGATTTCACCAAGCTGACCGGTAACATCACGCGGCAGCAGGCGCTGTTCGGCAATGTCGGGCTCCAGGCGCAGGTCGGCGGACAGTGGTCTGCGCAGCCCCTGCTCGCGGGTGAGGAAATGGGCCTGGGCGGCACCCAGTATGGCCGTGCCTATGATTTTTCGGAAGTGACCGGCGATAGCGCCGTGGCGGGTTCGCTCGAACTTCATTACACCGCAAATACCGGCATGAAATGGCTCAGTGCGTATCAGGCCTATACGTTCTACGATCTGGGCTCGGTCTGGAACGACGTCGCCGGCGACGGCACGACTCGTGATTCAGTGTCTTCTGTCGGTGGCGGCGCCAGATTCATCATTACGCCGCAGTTCCGGATCAATCTGGAAATTGCCAAGCCGCTGACACGGGAAGTCAATACCCGCGACAGTACGGGGACGCGTGCGTTCCTTAATGTGACGGCGATATTCTGA
- a CDS encoding transglutaminase-like cysteine peptidase, with protein sequence MRETRRHLARTFLAGVFIALAAPFATMYSVASENLEAGAAHPLLFGTREVRSATLTKFSKWTGVIARYESELHARRQKCRVSRVNTCALERWEGFLEDIADLPRREQIEKVNVYVNERVYIVDPVNYGIKDYWATPREFFDRDGDCEDYAISKYISLRALGMPVSDMRIVVLNDLNLKIAHAVLVVYLDGEALILDNQISQVINADRIRHYKPIYSINEKNWWLHRG encoded by the coding sequence TTGCGAGAAACCCGCCGGCATCTGGCCAGGACGTTTCTGGCCGGCGTATTTATCGCGCTGGCCGCGCCATTCGCGACGATGTATTCCGTGGCCAGCGAAAACCTGGAAGCCGGCGCCGCCCATCCCCTGCTGTTCGGCACGCGCGAGGTCCGTTCCGCCACGCTGACGAAGTTCAGCAAATGGACCGGCGTGATCGCCCGCTACGAGTCAGAGCTGCATGCGCGCCGCCAAAAATGCCGGGTATCGCGGGTGAACACCTGCGCCCTGGAACGCTGGGAGGGGTTCCTCGAGGACATCGCCGACCTGCCGCGCCGCGAACAGATCGAGAAAGTGAACGTTTATGTGAACGAACGTGTCTATATCGTCGATCCGGTCAATTACGGCATCAAGGATTACTGGGCGACGCCCAGGGAGTTCTTCGATCGCGACGGCGACTGCGAGGATTACGCGATATCGAAGTATATTTCGCTGCGGGCATTGGGCATGCCGGTCAGCGACATGCGGATTGTCGTGCTGAACGACCTGAACCTGAAAATCGCTCATGCCGTTCTGGTGGTTTATCTGGATGGCGAAGCGCTGATTCTCGACAACCAGATTTCGCAGGTGATCAACGCCGACCGCATCCGCCACTACAAGCCGATCTATTCGATCAACGAAAAGAACTGGTGGCTGCATCGCGGCTGA
- a CDS encoding FecR family protein: MLAQNSLPWTVQTVSGDARHTIGATESPLAGGDQVGIGSKITTAAGARVILARGAERMTMSPGSEIVIPAETGGMVTRILQNLGTLLLKVNNRPEQHFEVATPYLAAVVKGTTFTVSVDTNGSAVHVIEGLVQVDDVRSGQSGLVRPGQTGVVPSTPGGGLEISGNKAPVQETQVTATASDDSAPASDDAPASKAKPENAKSESQVAVSKKSAGKGTLKSGLKISKALGAAKIDIATLTGGFIVTDVGTGLNAGSEMEEKSVSGNPATTPAAELPEVANNDGGNGNGGNGGGGNGSGGVPASDTALATAAVPVNSGGNGNAGGNGSGNSGNGGSNSINPANAAAAAQAPVTGINGAAGQGSSGSVVAAAAPIGAAAAAPAVSAPAVSAPVVTAPVVSAPVVSAPVMSAPVVSAPAVSAPVVAAPVFTPPPVVAPVVSAPVVTAPVFTPPPVVAPVVSAPVVTAPVVTTPAVSASLF, translated from the coding sequence GTGCTGGCGCAGAACAGCCTGCCCTGGACCGTGCAGACTGTCAGCGGCGATGCCCGCCACACGATCGGCGCCACAGAATCGCCGCTGGCAGGCGGTGACCAGGTTGGGATCGGCAGCAAAATCACAACAGCCGCGGGCGCAAGGGTTATTCTGGCCCGTGGCGCGGAACGGATGACCATGTCGCCGGGCAGCGAGATCGTCATCCCGGCAGAAACCGGCGGCATGGTGACCCGCATCCTCCAGAACCTGGGCACGCTGCTGCTGAAGGTGAACAACCGGCCGGAACAGCATTTCGAAGTTGCGACACCGTATCTCGCGGCCGTTGTCAAAGGCACGACCTTCACAGTGAGCGTCGATACGAACGGCAGCGCAGTGCACGTCATCGAAGGGCTGGTCCAGGTAGACGACGTCCGATCGGGCCAGAGCGGGCTGGTTCGCCCGGGTCAGACCGGTGTTGTGCCTTCGACGCCGGGCGGCGGGCTGGAAATATCCGGAAACAAGGCGCCGGTGCAGGAAACACAGGTCACCGCAACGGCATCCGATGATTCGGCCCCGGCATCTGACGATGCGCCCGCTTCCAAAGCCAAGCCTGAAAATGCAAAGTCAGAAAGCCAGGTCGCAGTGAGCAAGAAATCGGCCGGCAAAGGTACGCTTAAATCTGGCCTCAAAATATCCAAGGCACTCGGCGCCGCCAAGATTGATATTGCGACGCTCACAGGCGGATTCATTGTCACCGACGTCGGCACCGGCCTCAACGCCGGCAGTGAAATGGAAGAGAAAAGCGTGTCCGGTAACCCGGCAACAACCCCGGCAGCTGAATTGCCGGAAGTTGCCAACAACGATGGCGGGAACGGCAATGGCGGGAACGGCGGTGGCGGGAACGGTAGTGGCGGCGTCCCGGCAAGCGATACGGCACTCGCAACCGCAGCGGTCCCGGTCAACTCTGGTGGCAATGGAAATGCGGGCGGCAACGGTAGTGGTAATTCGGGAAACGGCGGCAGCAATTCGATTAACCCGGCAAATGCGGCGGCGGCAGCGCAAGCGCCAGTTACCGGTATCAACGGCGCTGCCGGGCAGGGCAGCAGCGGTTCGGTAGTTGCTGCGGCGGCACCCATAGGGGCGGCAGCAGCGGCGCCGGCCGTATCTGCCCCAGCCGTATCGGCGCCGGTCGTGACCGCACCGGTCGTGTCGGCGCCGGTCGTGTCCGCACCGGTCATGTCGGCGCCGGTCGTGTCCGCCCCGGCCGTATCGGCACCGGTCGTGGCCGCGCCCGTTTTCACGCCGCCGCCAGTCGTCGCTCCGGTGGTATCGGCCCCGGTCGTGACCGCGCCCGTTTTCACGCCGCCGCCAGTCGTGGCTCCCGTGGTATCGGCCCCAGTCGTAACCGCACCGGTTGTCACAACACCGGCCGTCTCAGCGAGCCTGTTCTAG
- a CDS encoding ActR/PrrA/RegA family redox response regulator transcription factor has product MTESGERTLLIVDDDAPLRNRLARAMEQRGFAVTVAESVAEGVASSAVAPPAYAVVDLRLDDGSGLEVVSALRRARADMRIVMLTGYGNIATAVVAIKAGVVDFLAKPVDADQITAALLETDRPLPPPPEEPMSADRVRWEHILRVFEQCDRNVSETARRLKMHRRTLQRILNKHAPRN; this is encoded by the coding sequence ATGACAGAATCAGGCGAGCGCACCTTGCTGATCGTCGATGACGATGCGCCGCTGCGCAACCGGCTGGCGCGCGCGATGGAACAGCGCGGGTTCGCGGTGACGGTGGCGGAAAGCGTCGCCGAAGGGGTGGCGTCGTCGGCGGTGGCGCCGCCGGCCTATGCGGTCGTCGATCTTCGGCTGGATGACGGCAGCGGACTTGAGGTCGTATCCGCCCTGCGCCGCGCCCGCGCCGATATGCGGATCGTCATGCTGACCGGCTACGGCAACATCGCGACCGCGGTGGTGGCAATCAAGGCGGGCGTGGTGGACTTCCTGGCCAAGCCCGTGGACGCGGACCAGATCACGGCGGCGCTGCTGGAAACCGACCGGCCGCTGCCGCCGCCGCCGGAGGAACCGATGTCGGCGGACCGCGTACGCTGGGAGCATATCCTGCGGGTATTCGAACAATGCGACCGCAATGTTTCCGAAACGGCAAGGCGCCTGAAAATGCACCGCCGCACCTTGCAGCGTATCCTGAACAAGCACGCACCGCGAAACTGA
- a CDS encoding metallophosphoesterase family protein gives MFERFKTGFHSRPPADTRVYAVGDIHGHVDRLAELQSLIADDAATAPERRRVVVYVGDYFDRGPDSASVIDRLIDRPISGFDSVFLKGNHEDIVLKFLDGDLESGANWIAFGGDATLRSYGVDCQGAMPDYSDLVAHRQAFAANFPARHRRFLETLSLSHVEGDYAFVHAGVRPGRPLADQRPADLMWIREEFTDSDNDHGHVIVHGHTPVTQVVNRRNRIGIDTGAGYGRELTAVVLSETRRSFLQA, from the coding sequence ATGTTCGAGCGCTTCAAGACAGGTTTTCACAGCCGGCCGCCGGCCGATACGCGTGTCTACGCGGTGGGCGATATTCACGGCCATGTGGATCGGCTGGCCGAACTGCAATCGCTGATTGCCGACGATGCGGCGACGGCGCCGGAACGCCGCCGGGTTGTCGTGTATGTCGGCGATTATTTCGACAGGGGCCCGGATTCCGCAAGCGTCATAGATCGGCTGATCGATCGGCCGATTTCGGGATTCGACAGCGTCTTTCTGAAAGGCAATCACGAAGATATTGTCCTGAAGTTTCTGGACGGCGACCTGGAATCGGGCGCGAACTGGATCGCCTTTGGCGGCGATGCGACGCTGCGCAGCTACGGGGTGGATTGTCAGGGGGCGATGCCCGATTACTCCGATCTCGTGGCGCACCGTCAGGCGTTTGCGGCGAACTTCCCCGCCCGTCACCGGCGGTTTCTGGAAACGCTGTCGCTGTCGCATGTCGAAGGGGATTATGCCTTCGTCCATGCGGGGGTGCGGCCCGGCCGGCCCCTGGCGGATCAGCGACCGGCGGACCTGATGTGGATTCGCGAGGAATTCACCGATTCCGACAACGACCACGGCCATGTCATCGTGCATGGCCATACGCCCGTGACCCAGGTGGTGAACCGGCGCAACCGGATCGGCATCGATACTGGCGCGGGCTATGGCAGGGAACTGACAGCGGTGGTGCTGTCGGAAACGCGGCGGTCGTTTCTTCAGGCCTGA